In Haliscomenobacter hydrossis DSM 1100, the DNA window CGCAAATTCATTCAAAAAAGGCAGGGAATCAGTTGGAAATGGCGGCATTGGACCTGGCAATTGCTGGGTACAGCCGCTGGTTTTTTCCTGCTGCTTTTCAGTAATTTCACCGAACCAGTACAGGTATTTAAGTTCAAAGACTACATCACGGATACAGCCTTCTCTTGGGACAACCGTACTTTTGCTGTTTTTGCTGGTGATGGCTCCGTTTCCTTGTGTGGCACCGAAGGTAGATGGATTGATGGTATCAGTGAAGGTTTTGACAATGTGGTAGAATCGGCATTTTCGTGGAATGGGCCAACTTTAATGGCCATGAATGACCAAGGCTCAGGATTATCCTGGGGTAAGGGTCGTCTAGTTTGGGATGGGAAAACCGGAGGCAAATCCGTGGATACCTCGTGGTATGACCCACGGATATATAGTTCGGAAATTCCTCGTCTTGTTACAGCAGCAAAGTATCTTATGCGTTTTGGCCAAATAATCCGTGGATACTACGATGGTAGCAGTGCTTTAGAAACTTATGCTGGCAGTGATTTAGCTCGTTTTACGCATAAGGACGCCATTAGAGACATAGATGCTTTGCCTGACAAGAAACTTATACTGACGTGTAGCAACGATAGTACCGCCAAACTCTGGTCCTTTGATGGGAAACTAATCGCCACTTTATCTGGCCATCAGGATAATGTGTATACCTGTTGTTTTTCGCCGGATGGGAAAAAAATTGCCACCGCAGGCCGAGATGAGACCGTTATACTTTGGAATCTCCAAGGGAAAAAACTACGCACCTATAAAGACCACAAAGGCGACATCAACGACATCGTTTTTACCCGAGACTCCAAAGCCATCATCACGGCAAGTAGCGACAAAACCGCCAAGATGTGGGGGTTGGATGGCAGCCTGATCCGCACCTTTTACGGCCACAAGGACAAAATCAGCACCTTGAGTATTTCTCCCGATGGCACCAAACTGCTGACGGGGAGCAATGACCAAACGGTGAGGTTGTGGAAGCTGAAGTAAAGCGGCTTCTATTTACCCGCTTTTACGATTTTTTTACACCTCCTACATTGACCTTCTGATCAACGCAATTTTTCGATGATCTCCGCCGTCACGGTGTCCGTATACATCCCGTACGAGCTGACCAAAGTACCTTTGAGTTCATGCCTGGGTGATGATATAGCGTACACTACACTTTGGTCATCCGGAGCCGAGGAGTCGCCCTCAAAGCGATAAGATGTATCCACCTGAAATTCATCGGCCAACAATTGGTACGCTCCGGCACGACATACCAGGCAATTTTCCGCGAGGTTAAAATCCTCAACGTAGCCCTGGGCTTTTAGGCCATTGAGGGCGTCTACAAGGTTCTTATAATCTTCCATGGTGGGAATAGGATTGGTTTATGGGACAAAATAGGCGCTTTTGGTGAGTAACTCAAGTTGCTCGTTATAAAAAGAATGAACCCCGCTGGTTCAAGTCTTATTACTTGAACAAATATCCGTGCGTCTCCAGACGCATGAGTATGCACGATATCTTACGAAAACAACAATTTTTTTATTGGGTTGCCTTTATTTTTAAGGAAGTAAAAAACTCATTTTCTTTGGATTACGTACGTCAGAAGACCTGTACCACGCTCAGAATAGAAAAGATAAGTGTAACTATTCCGCTCCAATTGAATCCATTCGGAACGACTGGAGCGGAATAGTATAGAACATCAGGATTGAGACTGCGCTGATTCATGCTACATTGCGCATGAACAAAAACGTTCCCTTTTAATAGACTAGTTGTAACGGGAGTGCTTGAGATCAAAAATCAGGGATTTTTTTCCTGATTGAGGCTTAGCGTGCGCTCCTCGACTTCGCTCGGAGACCGGTCCCTGAGCGGAGCCGAAGGGACGGACGAGAAAATAAACGAAAAGCAGGGAAAAAAGACCATTTTTGAGACAAGCAGTCTCCCGTTACAACAAGTCTAATACCTGTCCCGGCCACCGCCGCCACCGTAGCCACCACCGCCACGATTACCGCCGCCGCCACCACCGTAGCCGCCACCGCCGCCGCGATTACCACCACCACCACCGTAGCCACCGCCGCCGCGATTACCGCCACCGCCACCGCGATTTTCACGGTCTTCAGCTTTTTTAGCTACAATTGTACGACCGTCCAGATCACTGTTGTCCAGGCCCTCGATGGCATTGAGCGCTTCGTCGTCATTTGGCATTTCTACAAAGCCAAATCCTTTTGAACGCCCCGTTGATTGGTCTACAATGATTTTTGCAGAATCAACAATTCCGTATTGCTCGAACGCTTCCCGTAAATCGTCGTCTTGCGTGTCAAAGCTTAATTTTGCAACAAAAATATTCATGACTAAAATTTTAAAAGTGAACAACTTAAACAAGAGCTGTCAAGAAAAACTGGTAACTAAAGGTACTAAAGCCTTGCCGAAAATAGGGGTTAAAGCTGTGCATCCTTCCGAATTAGTCCAATATAGATTCAACTCGATGTTTATTCGGCACGAAGATAACGCTAAATTTTTATTGCGATTGCTGGCGGGCATAAAACGGTAAGAGTAGCATCCAGGCGCAATTGAATGCCGCTCTTGTCCACGGTATTGATGTTGGCTTACACCGTCTCGCGATCATTTTCATCCACAACCAAAAAAGAGGTGACCCCAACTCCCTGAGACCACCTCTTTCAGTTCCTCAAAACTGTGCATCCCTACGATTTCTTCTTCTTCTTTTCATTCAGCTGAAACACCCTCGAAAGGTTGAATCCAAACTGAATGTCGCCATCCAGCCAACTACCGTTGGCATCGGTGAGGAAAGCGCGTTCGTTCATGCCCACTGCGTTGGAAAAATGCAGTTGGAACACGTGCCCTCCGGTTTCAATGTCAAAACCAATCGAGGTAGGATTGTAGGTAGGATCATCCGGGAAACGATTGAAAGCATAGTAGTAATCCACCACCAGGGCTACCCGCTTGACAAACTTATAGCGGGCACCAAAGCCCAACGCAAACATGTCATTTGGCACCAGGGTATTCTCTACAATGTTGCGGTGCAACCAGGTAGGAACCAATTGGGCAGAAAATTTTTCACTGAATTTTCTGCCCACCACGGCCTGGGTGTAAAAAGCCAGACGGCGGGTGAAATTGGGGTCAATTTCAAGATCGGCAAAAGGCTCTTTCAAAGTATTAAAAGTAGCGCCTCCCACCAAAACGACCGACACAGGGACACTTTTTGCACCCGTACTTTGCCACAACAAGCGGTACTTGAGAAAGCCATCCAATTCTTTGCGGGAAGTACTGCGGCCAAACCCTACGGTAAGGTTGGGTGTCACACCATAATCAAAACCCATCCGCATGGAGGCATTGTCGAGGCCAAACATGTCGTAAAAGCCTTGACTGATTTTGCCAAAGCGGTGCAGGATCCGAAAATCCAGCGCACCTTTGTCCAGCATCTCCATGCTGTGTCCATTGATGACGCGTGGAGATTTAAACGCATTGACGACCTTGTCCGTACTGGTGTCATCTCCAAGCAGATCGAGTAGGCTATCATCTTGAGCCTGCAGTGGACTAAACATAGTCCCCAGTAAAAGCGCAAAAAGCGCCGTTCGTTGCCAGTGTTTTTTCATCTTGATTATTTACCGTTTAGGATTTCCAATGCAGCACTGATGCTGACTTTTGCAGTTTCGGCAATTTTGACAAACACGACGGTGGGAATGTCAATTTTGTAGTCTTTCAGCCCAATTTCTATGCTGGAGCTGGCCAATACCTTTCCTTTCTCTACGGTGATGACTCCTTTGGCTGAAATTTCTTTGGTCACCCCGTGCAGGTTCATGGTACCATTCACGATTACGGGATAGGTTCCATCTTTGCTGAAATTCACTTTGCCGATGTCATTGATTTTCCCCTTGAAGGTTGCTTTCGGGTATTTTTCACTTTCAACATAGTTTTCGTTGAAGTGCTTTTGCATCAATGAACTGGCAAAAACAAACTTGTTCATGGTCACTGCCCATTCCATTTGACCCGTAGCGGCGTCCAACACACAGGTAGCGACTGTATTTTTGGCCTTTATTTCTTCAACATCGTCTAGTTTGCCTTCGGCGTCAAAAATGACCGTTCCACTGCGGGTGAAGTATTTCGATTGTGCATTTGTAGTGTAAGTAATGCTGGCCAGCAGCATCAGCAGGAAAAAAAAGCGGGTTGCGTTCATGAAATTAAGTTTTTTGGATTGATAGAATCATCCCACGAAACCCACGAATTTATTCGTGGGGCAATGGGTATGCTTTCATGGCCCACGAATAAATTCGTGGGGTGAGTACTTTGGTGCCTCCCACGACTGAAGTCGTGGGTTGGCTTAGTTGTTCAGTGCTCCCAGGCGAATCCACTCTTTGATGGAGCTGATTTCGCAAGAAGGAAGTTTACTTGCCCCATCAGGCATACGTACAAAACCGGCGTCATGGTTTATGCTTCCGAAAAGACTTCCGTCTAGTGCATATTTTTTGACACCGGTGTAGTTGCTCAGGTTGATGTTTCCCGAGGGTGCGCTGCCGGCGTGACAGCCATTACAAGAACGATCCATGATCGGT includes these proteins:
- a CDS encoding RNA recognition motif domain-containing protein, yielding MNIFVAKLSFDTQDDDLREAFEQYGIVDSAKIIVDQSTGRSKGFGFVEMPNDDEALNAIEGLDNSDLDGRTIVAKKAEDRENRGGGGGNRGGGGYGGGGGNRGGGGGYGGGGGGNRGGGGYGGGGGRDRY
- a CDS encoding DUF5777 family beta-barrel protein — protein: MKKHWQRTALFALLLGTMFSPLQAQDDSLLDLLGDDTSTDKVVNAFKSPRVINGHSMEMLDKGALDFRILHRFGKISQGFYDMFGLDNASMRMGFDYGVTPNLTVGFGRSTSRKELDGFLKYRLLWQSTGAKSVPVSVVLVGGATFNTLKEPFADLEIDPNFTRRLAFYTQAVVGRKFSEKFSAQLVPTWLHRNIVENTLVPNDMFALGFGARYKFVKRVALVVDYYYAFNRFPDDPTYNPTSIGFDIETGGHVFQLHFSNAVGMNERAFLTDANGSWLDGDIQFGFNLSRVFQLNEKKKKKS
- a CDS encoding YceI family protein, translated to MNATRFFFLLMLLASITYTTNAQSKYFTRSGTVIFDAEGKLDDVEEIKAKNTVATCVLDAATGQMEWAVTMNKFVFASSLMQKHFNENYVESEKYPKATFKGKINDIGKVNFSKDGTYPVIVNGTMNLHGVTKEISAKGVITVEKGKVLASSSIEIGLKDYKIDIPTVVFVKIAETAKVSISAALEILNGK